The following coding sequences lie in one Longimicrobium sp. genomic window:
- a CDS encoding ABC transporter ATP-binding protein, translating into MNDVMVDYRDLYKSFDHPVLAGVDLAVGRGETLSVVGHSGTGKSVLLKTTIGLIMPDEGDVVVDGQSVCGATRQQMQALRRKVGYVFQNAALFDSMSVFENVAQGLSDEEQRGLGGKGLMARVVDALEHVNLEPRKVLSKLPSQLSGGMRKRVGIARAIIGRPQILLYDEPVTGLDPVNGTVVHRLIARLGAELGVTSIIVTHDIEGTLPISDRVAMLDHGFIRFVGTADEFRDSDDPLVRAFLERDVPDNDELLV; encoded by the coding sequence ACCTGGCCGTGGGGCGGGGCGAGACGCTTTCCGTCGTCGGCCACTCGGGCACGGGGAAGAGCGTGCTGCTCAAGACCACCATCGGGCTGATCATGCCCGACGAGGGCGACGTGGTGGTCGACGGGCAGTCGGTCTGCGGCGCCACGCGTCAGCAGATGCAGGCCCTTCGCCGCAAGGTGGGCTACGTGTTCCAGAACGCCGCGCTGTTCGACAGCATGAGCGTGTTCGAGAACGTGGCCCAGGGCCTGAGCGACGAGGAGCAGCGCGGCCTGGGCGGCAAGGGGCTGATGGCCCGCGTGGTCGACGCCCTGGAGCACGTGAACCTGGAGCCCCGCAAGGTGCTGTCGAAGCTGCCCTCGCAGCTGTCGGGCGGCATGCGCAAGCGGGTGGGGATCGCGCGGGCCATCATCGGCCGCCCGCAGATCCTGCTGTACGACGAGCCGGTGACCGGGCTCGACCCGGTGAACGGAACGGTGGTGCACCGGCTGATCGCGCGGCTGGGCGCCGAGCTGGGCGTCACCTCCATCATCGTCACGCACGACATCGAGGGAACGCTCCCCATCAGCGACCGGGTGGCCATGCTGGACCACGGCTTCATTCGGTTCGTCGGCACGGCCGACGAGTTTCGCGACAGCGATGACCCGCTGGTGCGGGCCTTCCTGGAACGCGACGTACCCGACAACGACGAGCTACTGGTATGA
- a CDS encoding MlaD family protein gives MIQRADGRAPTAPAPRLSNDDLRAMAPMRAPRREIHVGLFVVIGLLAVLTALFALTDPGTFRGRYHAYTVVKDADGIRKGDPVRLKGVNIGRIRDFQIGPNGVRVSMEFEKEYHVPAGSSVSIVSGGILQSMVAEIQPGTSTQRIADGTVLPYVEEAGFAQQAEKVVANSDSVLVAAQALLSERTVSAVGNSAVEMEQLLRQLTLLATDQRRQLAQLTTSLNASAAGLQGAVSQPELARAIARTDSMTIRLDAATGSLQQAGQSLAALTARVEAGEGTLGKLTTDDQLYQNLNAAVTSLNQLTADIRANPGRYINVRVF, from the coding sequence ATGATCCAGCGCGCCGACGGCCGGGCGCCCACCGCGCCGGCCCCTAGACTTTCCAACGACGACCTGCGGGCGATGGCTCCCATGCGTGCTCCGCGACGCGAAATTCACGTCGGCCTGTTCGTGGTGATCGGCCTGCTGGCCGTGCTCACCGCCCTTTTCGCGCTCACCGACCCGGGCACCTTCCGCGGCCGCTACCACGCCTACACCGTGGTGAAGGACGCCGACGGCATCCGCAAGGGCGACCCGGTACGGCTGAAGGGGGTGAACATCGGCCGCATCCGCGACTTCCAGATCGGGCCCAACGGCGTGCGGGTGAGCATGGAGTTCGAAAAGGAGTACCACGTTCCCGCGGGCTCCAGCGTTTCCATCGTCTCGGGCGGCATCCTGCAGTCCATGGTCGCCGAGATCCAGCCGGGCACCTCCACGCAGCGGATCGCGGACGGTACGGTGCTGCCGTACGTGGAAGAGGCGGGCTTCGCGCAGCAGGCGGAGAAGGTGGTGGCCAACTCCGACAGCGTGCTCGTGGCCGCGCAGGCGCTGCTCAGCGAGCGCACGGTGTCGGCGGTGGGCAACAGCGCGGTGGAGATGGAGCAGCTGCTCCGCCAGTTGACGCTGCTGGCCACGGACCAGCGCCGGCAGCTCGCGCAGCTCACCACCAGCCTGAACGCTTCGGCGGCGGGGCTGCAGGGGGCGGTTTCGCAGCCGGAGCTGGCGCGGGCCATCGCGCGCACCGACTCCATGACCATCCGGCTGGACGCGGCCACGGGCTCGCTTCAGCAGGCGGGGCAGTCGCTGGCGGCGCTGACGGCGCGGGTAGAGGCGGGCGAGGGCACGCTGGGCAAGCTGACGACCGACGACCAGCTGTACCAGAACCTGAACGCGGCGGTCACCAGCCTCAACCAGCTGACGGCCGACATCCGCGCCAACCCGGGGCGGTACATCAACGTCCGCGTGTTCTGA
- a CDS encoding SufE family protein gives MPPSIEKILRRFATLTPDMTRQALVQYAKKLPELPERFAGLDAAQFRVHECQTPVAIYPEVVDGRMYYHADVPRESAAIRALLAMIFDAVNGQPPETVLAIPPDFVRQVMGKIGLSAREAGLVAMVERLKRAAREAKQA, from the coding sequence ATGCCGCCCTCGATCGAAAAGATCCTGCGGCGCTTCGCCACCCTGACGCCCGACATGACGCGGCAGGCGCTGGTGCAGTACGCCAAGAAACTCCCCGAGCTGCCGGAGCGGTTCGCGGGGCTCGACGCGGCGCAGTTCCGGGTGCACGAGTGCCAGACGCCCGTGGCCATCTATCCCGAGGTGGTGGACGGCAGGATGTACTACCACGCCGACGTGCCCCGGGAGAGCGCCGCCATCCGGGCCCTGCTGGCCATGATCTTCGACGCGGTGAACGGCCAGCCGCCGGAAACGGTGCTGGCCATTCCGCCGGACTTCGTGCGCCAGGTGATGGGCAAGATCGGCCTTTCGGCCCGCGAGGCGGGGCTGGTGGCCATGGTCGAGCGGCTGAAGCGCGCCGCGAGGGAAGCGAAGCAGGCGTAG
- a CDS encoding c-type cytochrome, whose translation MAYVFRGRPAPAALLLAAALLAGCEPGAQGGYAKISYRGDPQVPSHAYPEPPTVVPGTSVGAAAAKVVLANPPAGVTQAMVDEGQASFGTVCSACHGQNGTGSQAGPPLNDRQWLNIGGQYPEIVTIINNGVANPKQFPGMMPPKGGGAFDDAQVRSIAAYVYALSQQGGA comes from the coding sequence ATGGCGTACGTTTTCCGGGGCCGGCCCGCGCCGGCCGCTCTGCTGCTGGCCGCCGCTCTGCTGGCCGGGTGCGAACCCGGCGCGCAGGGGGGCTACGCGAAGATCTCGTACCGCGGCGACCCGCAGGTGCCGTCGCACGCCTATCCCGAGCCGCCGACGGTGGTGCCCGGCACCAGCGTGGGCGCCGCGGCGGCCAAGGTGGTGCTCGCCAACCCGCCGGCCGGCGTCACGCAGGCCATGGTCGACGAGGGGCAGGCGTCGTTCGGCACCGTGTGCTCGGCGTGCCACGGGCAGAACGGCACCGGCAGCCAGGCCGGGCCGCCGCTCAACGACCGCCAGTGGCTCAACATCGGCGGGCAGTACCCCGAGATCGTCACCATCATCAACAACGGCGTCGCGAACCCCAAGCAGTTCCCGGGGATGATGCCGCCCAAGGGCGGCGGCGCCTTCGACGACGCGCAGGTGCGCAGCATCGCCGCGTACGTGTACGCCCTCAGCCAGCAGGGGGGAGCATGA
- a CDS encoding HD domain-containing phosphohydrolase: MNPDTSALLDRAASFERSGAWGEAAVALHTAYAASVQRQDLSGILEAVVRLGHCMRLAGDPDLSSDALELACTLGELNRRDDIAGRALNGLGMLAFERGASSEATRLYAAANELGRRAGDQVLVAETEQNLGILANIRGDLDEARTRYETALRHLDVAGPARGRISALNNLGMLHLYRGELADALGYFDRALAVSLETGDVVRTAMVHVNRAELFLARGELARAREACDDGFEIFSRLNDEFHQAQALKLYGVIYRESGKLHLATIHLQRAIEIARPRDSLVEAQAQREMSRVLRLQGSNRQALEALNRSHTLFTSLQARPDLADLDKRVADLEEEFLGVVRVWGESIEAKDRYTLGHCARVADYACRIAERAGMTDRELTWFRMGAFLHDVGKTEVPEEILNKPGRLTDEERATMERHTVIGDEMLAPVEFPWDIRPMVRSHHERWDGRGYPDQLVAEAIPRSARILRLADVFDALTTARSYRAPLTPERALGIMRDDQGSFDPELFQIFLDLYDEFAPTAAEAASSVSA, from the coding sequence TTGAACCCCGACACGAGCGCTCTCCTGGACCGCGCGGCGTCGTTCGAGCGTTCAGGCGCGTGGGGCGAGGCTGCCGTTGCGCTCCACACCGCGTATGCGGCGAGCGTGCAGCGGCAGGACCTGTCCGGCATCCTGGAGGCGGTCGTCCGGCTGGGGCACTGCATGCGCCTCGCCGGCGATCCCGACCTTTCGTCAGACGCTCTGGAGCTTGCCTGCACCCTCGGGGAACTGAACCGGCGGGACGACATCGCCGGCCGCGCGCTGAACGGGCTCGGGATGCTCGCTTTCGAGCGGGGCGCCTCGTCCGAGGCCACCCGACTGTACGCTGCGGCCAACGAGTTGGGCCGCCGTGCCGGCGACCAGGTGCTCGTAGCCGAAACCGAGCAGAACCTCGGCATCCTCGCCAACATTCGCGGCGACCTGGACGAGGCGCGTACGCGCTACGAAACAGCGCTCCGGCACCTGGACGTCGCTGGCCCGGCCCGTGGCCGCATCTCGGCCCTGAACAACTTGGGGATGCTCCACCTGTACCGCGGTGAACTGGCGGATGCGCTGGGCTATTTCGACCGGGCGCTCGCCGTCTCGCTGGAAACGGGTGACGTGGTGCGGACCGCGATGGTGCACGTGAACCGGGCCGAGTTGTTCCTTGCCCGCGGCGAACTTGCCCGGGCGCGCGAAGCCTGCGACGACGGCTTCGAGATCTTCAGCCGCCTCAACGACGAGTTCCACCAGGCGCAGGCGCTGAAGCTGTACGGGGTCATCTACCGGGAGAGCGGCAAGCTTCACCTTGCTACGATCCACCTGCAGCGCGCCATAGAGATCGCCCGCCCGCGCGACTCGCTCGTGGAGGCTCAGGCGCAGCGGGAAATGTCGCGCGTTCTTCGGCTCCAGGGAAGCAACCGCCAGGCGCTGGAGGCGCTCAATCGCTCACATACGCTGTTCACCAGTCTTCAGGCACGGCCGGACCTGGCCGACCTCGACAAGCGCGTCGCCGACCTGGAAGAAGAGTTCCTGGGCGTCGTGCGGGTCTGGGGCGAATCCATCGAGGCCAAGGACCGCTACACGCTGGGCCACTGCGCCCGCGTGGCCGACTACGCCTGCCGCATCGCCGAGCGGGCGGGGATGACGGACCGCGAGCTGACCTGGTTCCGAATGGGGGCCTTCCTTCACGACGTGGGGAAGACCGAGGTGCCCGAGGAGATTTTGAACAAGCCGGGCAGGCTGACCGACGAGGAGCGGGCTACGATGGAGCGCCACACCGTCATCGGCGACGAGATGCTGGCGCCGGTGGAGTTTCCGTGGGACATCCGCCCGATGGTACGGAGCCACCACGAGCGCTGGGACGGCCGGGGCTACCCCGACCAGCTGGTGGCGGAGGCCATCCCCCGGTCCGCCCGCATCCTGCGCCTGGCCGACGTGTTCGACGCGCTGACCACCGCCCGCAGCTACCGCGCGCCGCTCACCCCGGAGCGGGCCCTGGGCATCATGCGCGACGACCAGGGCTCGTTCGACCCGGAGCTGTTCCAGATCTTCCTGGACCTGTACGACGAGTTCGCCCCCACGGCCGCCGAGGCCGCCTCTTCCGTCTCCGCCTGA
- a CDS encoding 4-hydroxy-3-methylbut-2-enyl diphosphate reductase yields the protein MEQTYFRRGFGLKKEVAPLIRSEYHSTLVERIRARGYRETWGEGSRQVTVRLAEEFGFCYGVDRAVEYAYETRAQFPGRRIFLLGEIIHNPHVNRRLTEMGVVFLHPDEQGAFDFAGLVPDDVVILPAFGATVADFRRLQAVGCILVDTTCGSVLNVWKRVEQYARDGFTALIHGKYLHEETRATASQALKYPEGRFLIVRDMPEARRVMDYIEQAPGAMTRGEFLEHFTPKASAGFDPDLHLRRIGVANQTTMLSGESLDIAAEVGRSLARRYGGEPGFDLSQYFRSFDTICSATQERQDAVHQLVDGPDGPPDVMVVIGGYNSSNTHHLAVLCAQHTVTFHVADASCIDPEAGTIRFKPAGTPLDAPEVVAEDWLPPGPLTVGLTAGASTPNNKIGEAVERLLRTRGLAVDDVPEPAAA from the coding sequence ATGGAGCAAACCTACTTCCGCCGCGGGTTCGGCCTCAAGAAAGAGGTCGCCCCCCTCATTCGCTCCGAGTACCACAGCACCCTCGTGGAGCGCATCCGCGCACGCGGGTACCGCGAAACCTGGGGCGAGGGAAGCCGGCAGGTGACCGTGCGGCTAGCGGAGGAGTTCGGCTTCTGCTACGGCGTGGACCGGGCCGTGGAGTACGCCTACGAGACGCGCGCCCAGTTTCCCGGGCGCCGCATCTTCCTGCTGGGCGAGATCATCCACAACCCGCACGTGAACCGCCGCCTGACGGAGATGGGCGTGGTGTTCCTGCATCCCGACGAGCAGGGCGCCTTCGACTTCGCCGGGCTGGTCCCCGACGACGTGGTGATCCTCCCCGCCTTCGGCGCCACCGTGGCCGACTTCCGGCGGCTGCAGGCCGTGGGCTGCATTCTGGTCGACACCACCTGCGGCAGCGTGCTGAACGTGTGGAAGCGGGTGGAGCAGTACGCCCGCGACGGCTTCACGGCGCTGATCCACGGCAAGTACCTGCACGAGGAAACGCGCGCCACGGCCAGCCAGGCGCTCAAGTACCCCGAGGGGCGGTTCCTGATCGTGCGCGACATGCCCGAGGCGCGGCGGGTGATGGACTACATCGAGCAGGCCCCGGGCGCCATGACCCGCGGCGAGTTCCTGGAGCACTTCACCCCCAAGGCCTCGGCCGGGTTCGATCCCGACCTTCACCTGCGGCGCATCGGCGTGGCCAACCAGACGACCATGCTTTCGGGCGAGTCGCTGGACATCGCCGCCGAGGTAGGCAGGTCGCTGGCGAGGCGGTACGGCGGCGAGCCGGGGTTCGACCTTTCGCAATACTTCCGCTCGTTCGACACCATCTGCTCGGCCACGCAGGAGCGGCAGGACGCCGTGCACCAGCTGGTGGACGGGCCCGACGGCCCCCCGGACGTGATGGTGGTCATCGGCGGCTACAACTCGTCGAACACGCACCACCTGGCCGTGCTCTGCGCCCAGCACACCGTCACCTTTCACGTGGCCGACGCCTCGTGCATCGACCCCGAGGCGGGCACCATCCGCTTCAAGCCGGCCGGCACCCCGCTGGACGCGCCGGAAGTGGTCGCCGAGGACTGGCTCCCCCCCGGGCCGCTGACCGTGGGTCTCACCGCGGGCGCATCCACCCCCAACAACAAGATCGGCGAGGCGGTGGAGCGCCTGCTGCGCACCCGCGGCCTGGCCGTGGACGACGTGCCGGAGCCCGCGGCCGCCTAA
- a CDS encoding transglycosylase domain-containing protein: MAKPGKGQKLGGAPRTGRWTKQPEEKRLGGRYRDSLIGLAVVGVLLIAGLGAYMVWAHMQLGAGLLRQEAQARRRPDWVPLSQLPPQVREAFLTVVDTTSTLRQPGYLRRQRPSLARDLVRQVHQLEPGVKGQASEVAMAQLLEAERSPGRRLELYLNRVYLGRTESWPLFGVHHAAMEYFGKDVRRLTLGEAATLAGILLPPRVLDPEAAPGPVGARRNEVLRLMHGDKRITDAQLAAALAEPLGFQPGEDYAPMTRPVDWSPEAPVIRLPEALRPRLDSLPAAPQP, from the coding sequence GTGGCCAAGCCCGGAAAAGGACAGAAGCTCGGAGGCGCGCCGCGCACGGGCAGGTGGACCAAGCAGCCGGAGGAAAAGCGGCTGGGCGGGCGGTACCGCGACTCGCTGATCGGGCTGGCCGTGGTGGGGGTGCTGCTGATCGCCGGGCTGGGGGCCTACATGGTGTGGGCGCACATGCAGCTGGGCGCCGGCCTGCTACGGCAGGAAGCCCAAGCGCGGCGGCGTCCCGACTGGGTGCCGCTGTCGCAGCTTCCGCCGCAGGTGCGCGAGGCGTTCCTGACGGTGGTCGACACCACCTCCACGCTGCGCCAGCCCGGCTACCTGCGCCGCCAGCGCCCCTCGCTGGCGCGCGACCTGGTTCGGCAGGTGCACCAGCTGGAGCCCGGGGTGAAGGGCCAGGCCAGCGAGGTGGCCATGGCGCAGCTGCTGGAGGCCGAGCGCTCGCCCGGGCGGCGGCTGGAGTTGTACCTGAACCGGGTGTACCTGGGACGGACGGAAAGCTGGCCGCTGTTCGGGGTGCACCACGCGGCCATGGAATACTTCGGCAAGGACGTGCGGCGGCTGACGCTGGGCGAGGCGGCCACGCTGGCCGGCATTCTCCTTCCGCCGCGGGTGCTGGACCCCGAGGCGGCCCCGGGGCCGGTGGGCGCGCGCCGCAACGAGGTGCTGCGGCTGATGCACGGCGACAAGCGGATCACCGACGCGCAGCTCGCCGCCGCGCTGGCCGAGCCGCTGGGCTTTCAGCCGGGCGAGGACTACGCGCCCATGACCCGGCCGGTGGACTGGAGCCCGGAGGCCCCCGTCATCCGTCTTCCCGAGGCGCTGCGCCCGCGGCTGGACTCGCTGCCGGCGGCGCCGCAGCCGTAG
- a CDS encoding nuclear transport factor 2 family protein, whose translation MHRLALPAALLALAACEVNQTPARVLNPRDPSAVEQRDAEQEIAARVGAFREALLRGDRGGAVDALAPVGTAHVMGPRANDGRALLGPDGLRATLDALALPRGAVARTPDLHVEADAQDGTGWFATHLELFPVAQGGQVERLRVSGVFARQEGTWRLIEMHLSRPEAPPAPPAPPADTTAAAPPAASPAAGAAPREDG comes from the coding sequence GTGCACCGACTTGCCCTGCCCGCCGCGCTGCTGGCGCTGGCCGCCTGCGAGGTCAACCAGACCCCGGCGCGGGTACTGAACCCGCGCGACCCCAGCGCCGTGGAGCAGCGCGACGCCGAGCAGGAGATCGCGGCGCGCGTGGGGGCCTTTCGCGAGGCGCTGCTGCGCGGCGACCGCGGCGGCGCCGTCGATGCGCTGGCGCCGGTGGGTACGGCGCACGTGATGGGGCCGCGGGCCAACGACGGGCGCGCCCTGCTGGGCCCCGATGGGCTGCGCGCCACCCTCGACGCCCTGGCGCTGCCCAGGGGGGCCGTCGCGCGCACCCCGGACCTGCACGTGGAGGCCGATGCCCAGGACGGCACCGGCTGGTTCGCCACCCACCTGGAGCTGTTTCCCGTGGCGCAGGGCGGCCAGGTGGAGCGGCTGCGGGTGTCGGGGGTGTTCGCGCGGCAGGAGGGTACGTGGCGGCTGATCGAGATGCACCTGTCGCGTCCCGAGGCCCCGCCCGCCCCCCCGGCGCCTCCCGCCGACACTACGGCTGCGGCGCCGCCGGCAGCGAGTCCAGCCGCGGGCGCAGCGCCTCGGGAAGACGGATGA
- a CDS encoding RNA polymerase sigma factor, which yields MSTVQPPRRPESESPARPLHLVASEGGEDLRLMERIRQRDEAAFAAVYDRWSERVYAVAFHLVGNRDDAEEVVEKTFSQVWAEADRYHDGRGSVEAWIILMARSRALDRLRLLKSRMKREERLDERAAGELAGEGESPLQGAAAGERRDIVDRAVSRLPGDQQRVVRMTFFEGLTQREIAHELGVPLGTVKTRTRLAFPKLRALLSGLREPG from the coding sequence ATGAGCACAGTCCAACCCCCGCGCAGGCCGGAGAGCGAATCTCCCGCTCGCCCGCTGCACCTCGTCGCCTCCGAAGGCGGCGAGGACCTGCGCCTCATGGAGCGTATCCGCCAGCGCGACGAGGCCGCATTCGCGGCGGTCTACGACCGCTGGTCGGAACGGGTGTACGCCGTGGCCTTTCACCTGGTGGGCAACCGCGACGACGCCGAAGAGGTCGTGGAAAAGACGTTCAGCCAGGTATGGGCCGAGGCCGACCGCTATCATGACGGACGGGGCTCGGTGGAGGCCTGGATCATCCTGATGGCCCGCAGCCGCGCGCTGGACCGGCTTCGGCTGCTCAAGTCGCGGATGAAGCGCGAGGAGCGCCTGGACGAGCGGGCCGCGGGCGAGCTCGCGGGCGAGGGCGAGTCTCCGCTGCAGGGCGCCGCCGCGGGCGAACGCCGCGACATCGTGGACCGCGCCGTGTCCCGCCTTCCGGGCGACCAGCAGCGGGTGGTGCGGATGACCTTCTTCGAGGGCCTTACGCAGCGGGAGATCGCGCACGAGCTGGGCGTTCCGCTGGGAACGGTAAAGACGCGCACGCGCCTGGCTTTTCCCAAGCTGCGCGCCCTGCTTTCGGGACTGCGGGAGCCGGGATGA